The Chryseobacterium indologenes genomic sequence GCGATGGTTTTCTGGGATAAAAAAACAAAAGAGGTCTACCTGAATGCTGAAAATCTCCCAAAAGCACCTGAAGGAATGCAATACCAGCTTTGGGCAATCGAAGACGGAAAACCCGTCAATGCAGGAATGTACACCGAAGAAAAGGATACCAAAATTGCACTGGCCAATATTCCAAAAGCTCAGGCATTCGCCATTACCCTCGAGAAACAAGGCGGAAGCGCAGTTCCTACGATGGAAAACATGTACGTAATGGGCGGAATTTAGCATTGACAAAATAAAAACCCGGAATTTCTTCCGGGCAATCAAATATCGAATGGTAAAAAATGGAAAATCTGTGACCTGCAATCTGGAATTCTATACAATTCCAATAATGTACAAATTTCAGTTTCCATAATTTTTAAGATTTATTTTCTATTTTTTCTACTGTTAAAAAACAAAAAATACTGTATTTATTCTCCTTTAAAATGAGGCTCTCTCTTTTCTATGAAGGCACTTATCCCTTCGTGATGATCTTCTGTTGAAAATAATTCTCCAAACAAGGCGGCTTCCTGTTTCAGCCCGTCGTTAATGTGCAATTCAAACCCGGTATTTAGGGATTGTTTTGCCTTTGCAACGGCTACAGGTCCTCGGGAAGCAATTGTTTCAGCCAATTTCTGCGCTTCGTTCAAAAGATCTTCCGGGGCAATCACTTGATTGACAAAACCAAATTCCCTGCATTGCAGGGCAGAATAAAATTCTCCCGAAAACACCATCTCTCTTGCCTTATAAAGTCCTACTGCTCTTGGAAGACGTTGTGTCCCTCCAAAACATGGCAGCAATCCCAGACTAACTTCAGGAAGTCCGAATTTTGCTTTTTCGCTCGCTAAAATAATATCACAGGACAAAGCAAGTTCACATCCGCCGCCCAATGCAAAGCCATTAACGGCTGCAATCACGGCAAATGGCAGAGATTCAATGGCATTAAATGCTGTTTGGGCTGTGATTGAAAATTCTTCCGCCTGTTGAGGAGTCATCTTCTGCATCGCTTTAATATCGGCTCCTGCTACAAAAGCCTTTTCTCCGGAACCGGTAATGATCAGCACACGGATATTTTTATCAGATTTAATATGGCCGGCCAATAAAGCAAGCTCCTGTAAAACCTTTTCGTTTAAAGCATTTAATGCCTGTGGCCGGTTGA encodes the following:
- a CDS encoding enoyl-CoA hydratase/isomerase family protein, translated to MEFETLIYQQNNHVGVVTINRPQALNALNEKVLQELALLAGHIKSDKNIRVLIITGSGEKAFVAGADIKAMQKMTPQQAEEFSITAQTAFNAIESLPFAVIAAVNGFALGGGCELALSCDIILASEKAKFGLPEVSLGLLPCFGGTQRLPRAVGLYKAREMVFSGEFYSALQCREFGFVNQVIAPEDLLNEAQKLAETIASRGPVAVAKAKQSLNTGFELHINDGLKQEAALFGELFSTEDHHEGISAFIEKREPHFKGE